In Topomyia yanbarensis strain Yona2022 chromosome 2, ASM3024719v1, whole genome shotgun sequence, one DNA window encodes the following:
- the LOC131681438 gene encoding uncharacterized protein LOC131681438, translated as MNNSIFLILLAIASYSQALDWFLLTQQNYAAIQSGLSQLNAAAALMHRSMVEQQNLALAAVDGLTVHMNRSLADLKHRYPATNVTTDRLDGTEFYAGFVRSTTDQFRQSVTNNVMVPAQVIVRDILDAMNDLFSERNRNCAERYASNLVQPSISVGRLKDCLITNIPFFRGLTSATQLLLNYAKAAVDSTMAQVQLCSPDSSNCLAKFCHDLPDQLNNIINSVGNLYGTPSMFSQSAVARNQECVALITTDIQETIQEIRTNVTNCAASFKPCGIFGIFQCSVTDT; from the exons ATGAACAATTCCATTTTCTTGATCCTGCTAGCCATAGCATCGTATTCCCAGGCATTGGATTGGTTCTTATTGACGCAGCAAAACTATGCAGCCATCCAATCGGGATTGTCGCAACTGAATGCAGCTGCCGCGCTTATGCATCGATCGATGGTTGAACAGCAGAACCTTGCCTTAGCTGCTGTCGACGGTTTGACAGTTCACATGAACAGGTCGCTTGCTGATTTGAAACATCGTTATCCTGCCACGAATGTGACTACCGATAGATTGGATGGTACCGAGTTCTACGCTGGTTTCGTGAGATCTACCACCGACCAGTTTCGTCAGTCAGTGACCAATAACGTGATGGTTCCTGCGCAGGTGATCGTACGGGACATTCTGGATGCAATGAATGATTTGTTTAGTGAACGAAACAGAAACTGTGCCGAAAGATATGCTTCTAATCTAGTGCAGCCTTCAATTTCGGTGGGTCGTTTGAAGGATTGTCTCATCACGAATATTCCTTTCTTCCGTGGGTTGACTTCAGCTACACAGTTACTGCTTAATTACGCGAAAGCTGCTGTCGACTCAACGATGGCTCAGGTACAGCTCTGTTCGCCGGATTCATCCAACTGCTTAGCCAAG TTCTGCCATGATTTGCCTGATCAGTTAAATAACATTATAAACAGCGTTGGAAATCTATACGGAACACCATCGATGTTCTCTCAGTCCGCAGTTGCTAGGAATCAAGAATGTGTTGCTCTGATTACAACGGATATACAGGAAACGATTCAGGAAATAAGGACCAATGTCACCAATTGTGCTGCTAGCTTTAAGCCAtgtggtatttttggtattttccaaTGTAGCGTTACAGATACGTAG